AAACAACGCTTTTTAGAGAATCTCAAACAGCACAACAAGTTACCAGACACATTTAAGGATGCAACGTCTTCCCTGGGAACTTGGAATTACATTCCTACTTCAGATAGCGAAGATAGTGATGGCCTTGatgacttgttgattaaCACCAATGGAATTGTCTCTGAGAATCAAAACTCCTCATCCAGACCAAAAACTGAAGCAAAAGATCTCGCTGAGTCGACAGAACTCACACCACCAAGACCCCAGCCTTTGGCCCTGACACCTAGAAAGACAGCACTACCCGCTAAACAGGACGTTCTAGATACCATATTTGATCAGCAGGtggatcttgaagaagtcaaaaCCCGGTTTGAACTGATGAATATCCCCCCGGTgaccaactccaagttcgAGCTCAGGCACAGAACTGATAAGTATCTCGATAGTATTCCCAAGTTTCTCAAGGGGACCAAGCCAATGTCTTATTTCTAcgatttggccaaagaacTGAGAATGGCTGCACCTCACGAGACAATGAGACAGCGAGATAAATACAACATCCGCTGGGAAATATTTTACGGAGGATACTACGGCTTGAAACGGCAAATGTATGTGGCAAGCGTCATCCTCGACACGTACCGAGACTTAATTACCAAAACATCCTCTAAAAATGCCACAGTGGCTTTCTGGGGGCCAGAAGATTTCTGCAAGTATGTGCTTGCCAACGAGATCATCTTAAGATTTATCATGGAAGACTACGAGTGTCTGTTCAGTCGAGCTGAGGAGAT
Above is a window of Yamadazyma tenuis chromosome 1, complete sequence DNA encoding:
- the RTC4 gene encoding Restriction of telomere capping protein 4 (EggNog:ENOG503P4D2; COG:S) translates to MSENKYPSIHRQRASPNAKAIKIKDPKKSSIFNSDTNSSDYSSPKRKKQRFLENLKQHNKLPDTFKDATSSSGTWNYIPTSDSEDSDGLDDLLINTNGIVSENQNSSSRPKTEAKDLAESTELTPPRPQPLASTPRKTALPAKQDVLDTIFDQQVDLEEVKTRFESMNIPPVTNSKFELRHRTDKYLDSIPKFLKGTKPMSYFYDLAKESRMAAPHETMRQRDKYNIRWEIFYGGYYGLKRQMYVASVILDTYRDLITKTSSKNATVAFWGPEDFCKYVLANEIILRFIMEDYECSFSRAEEIIKETSEYGTSVTDSIDFDDDVTEETNTLELPEVVPKSKPEPTKLIKISDLFDDSDDD